In Sphingomonas sp. PAMC26645, one DNA window encodes the following:
- a CDS encoding S9 family peptidase, producing MRTWLLGLALASVGTAAMAADQVTPPAAPAAPAPAPIRPVEAAKPGDLTMARVFGNPDLSGSQPKAVRLSPDGTLLTSLRNRADEKERFDLWAVDTATGQARMLVDSKTVGSGAELTEAEKMQRERARIGGQKGIVAYDWAPDGKSILVPLDGDLYLAGLDGKVKRLTNTPGGELNPVVSPKGSFVSFVRDQNVFVQPLAGGDARAVTTGGGGTVHFGEAEFVAQEEMHRDTGYWWSPDERYVAVERFDEAPVHTATRASIGATGTKVYEQRYPAAGTPNVLVDLYIMKPDGSGQVKVDLGTNPDIYLARVDWTPDGRMLLVQRQSRDQKLLEMLRVDPATGKSTVLFTEKSGVKSWLNLSDAYRVLKDGSLIWRSERSGYGQLYRFASGKWTQLTKGDWVVTDLVGVDEAKGRLFFLGNKDDVLEQQLYSVDVAKPNVITKLTETGWWNSATMDAAASRFIISRSNPKQPTQVYLADATGKRLSWINENAVVEGHPYYPYLASHQETKFGTLKAKNGMTLHYEMITPPLEPGKKYPVFFEHYGGPGTGQVVTRGWQGALPQYLVDRGWIYFKIDNRGSYNRGKAFEDQIYHAMGTVEVEDQLSGANYLKSLPFVEPSKIATYGWSYGGYMSLKMLEKTPGVYAAAVSGAPVTDWQLYDTHYTERYLGDPAKDPASYATSAAVEEANRIVDPLLLIHGMADDNVFLDNSTKVAARMQATATPFEMMFYPGYTHRVSGPGISEHVWGTILNFLDRTVKDKPVPEAAAVPVK from the coding sequence ATGCGCACATGGTTGCTCGGGCTTGCACTTGCTTCGGTCGGAACCGCCGCGATGGCCGCTGATCAGGTCACGCCGCCGGCTGCACCCGCTGCACCCGCCCCTGCACCGATACGTCCGGTCGAAGCCGCCAAGCCCGGCGACCTGACGATGGCGCGCGTGTTCGGCAATCCGGACCTGTCGGGATCGCAGCCGAAAGCGGTGCGGCTTTCGCCCGACGGCACGCTGCTGACGAGCTTGCGCAACCGCGCCGACGAGAAGGAGCGCTTCGATCTCTGGGCGGTGGATACCGCGACGGGCCAAGCGCGGATGCTGGTCGATTCGAAGACCGTCGGCAGCGGCGCCGAACTGACCGAGGCCGAGAAGATGCAGCGCGAGCGGGCGCGGATCGGCGGCCAGAAGGGCATCGTCGCGTACGACTGGGCACCCGATGGCAAATCGATCCTCGTGCCGCTCGACGGTGATCTGTATCTCGCCGGGCTCGACGGCAAGGTGAAGCGGCTGACCAACACGCCCGGCGGCGAGCTGAACCCGGTGGTGAGTCCCAAGGGCAGCTTCGTCTCGTTCGTCCGCGACCAGAACGTCTTCGTGCAGCCGCTCGCCGGCGGCGACGCGCGCGCGGTGACGACGGGCGGCGGCGGCACGGTCCACTTCGGCGAGGCGGAGTTCGTTGCGCAGGAGGAAATGCACCGCGATACCGGCTATTGGTGGTCGCCCGACGAACGCTATGTCGCGGTCGAGCGCTTCGACGAGGCCCCGGTCCACACCGCGACGCGCGCGTCGATCGGCGCGACCGGGACCAAGGTCTACGAGCAGCGCTATCCCGCGGCGGGCACGCCCAATGTGCTGGTCGACCTGTACATCATGAAGCCGGACGGCTCGGGTCAGGTGAAGGTCGATCTCGGCACCAACCCCGACATCTATCTCGCGCGGGTCGACTGGACGCCGGATGGCCGGATGCTGCTGGTGCAACGCCAGAGCCGCGATCAGAAGCTGCTGGAGATGCTCCGCGTCGATCCGGCGACGGGCAAATCGACCGTGCTGTTCACCGAGAAGTCGGGCGTGAAGAGCTGGCTGAACCTGTCCGATGCCTATCGCGTTTTGAAGGATGGTAGCCTGATCTGGCGGTCGGAGCGGAGCGGCTACGGCCAGCTCTACCGGTTCGCGTCGGGAAAATGGACCCAACTGACCAAGGGCGACTGGGTCGTCACCGATCTGGTCGGCGTGGACGAAGCAAAGGGTCGTCTGTTCTTCCTCGGCAACAAGGACGACGTGCTCGAGCAGCAGCTCTATTCGGTCGACGTCGCCAAGCCGAACGTCATCACCAAGCTGACCGAGACGGGCTGGTGGAACAGCGCCACGATGGATGCCGCCGCGAGCCGGTTCATCATCTCGCGCTCGAACCCGAAACAGCCGACGCAGGTCTATCTGGCGGACGCGACCGGCAAGCGGCTCTCGTGGATCAACGAGAATGCGGTGGTCGAGGGGCATCCCTATTACCCGTATCTCGCCAGCCATCAGGAGACCAAGTTCGGCACGCTGAAGGCGAAGAACGGCATGACGCTCCATTACGAGATGATCACGCCGCCGCTGGAGCCGGGCAAGAAATACCCGGTGTTTTTCGAGCATTACGGCGGCCCCGGCACAGGTCAGGTCGTCACGCGCGGCTGGCAAGGTGCGCTGCCGCAATACCTCGTCGATCGCGGGTGGATCTACTTCAAGATCGACAATCGCGGCTCGTATAATCGCGGCAAGGCGTTCGAGGATCAGATCTATCATGCGATGGGGACGGTGGAGGTCGAGGACCAGCTGTCGGGTGCGAATTATCTGAAATCGCTGCCGTTCGTCGAGCCGAGCAAGATCGCGACCTATGGCTGGTCGTATGGCGGTTATATGTCGCTGAAGATGCTGGAGAAGACGCCGGGCGTGTATGCGGCCGCGGTCTCGGGCGCGCCGGTCACCGACTGGCAACTGTACGACACGCATTATACCGAGCGCTATCTGGGCGATCCGGCGAAGGACCCGGCGAGCTATGCGACTTCGGCGGCGGTCGAGGAGGCCAACCGCATCGTCGATCCGTTGCTGCTGATCCATGGCATGGCGGACGACAATGTATTCCTCGACAATTCGACCAAGGTTGCCGCGCGGATGCAGGCGACCGCGACGCCGTTCGAGATGATGTTCTACCCCGGCTATACGCATCGCGTTTCGGGGCCGGGGATCAGCGAGCATGTCTGGGGGACGATCCTGAACTTCCTCGACCGGACGGTGAAGGACAAGCCGGTGCCCGAGGCGGCTGCGGTTCCGGTCAAGTAA
- a CDS encoding MoxR family ATPase, translating to MKRFEGTQSYVATDDLKVAVNAAVTLRRPLLIKGEPGTGKTVLAYEIAKALGAPLIEWNIKSTTKAQQGLYEYDAVARLRDGQLGDARVHDIGNYIRKGKLWEAFTQPAPPVLLIDEIDKADIEFPNDLLQELDRMEFHVYETKETVRAVERPIVIITSNNEKELPDAFLRRCFFHYIKFPDRQTMQAIVDVHFPGIQKILVSKAMDLFYDVRDVPGLKKKPSTSELLDWLKLLLHEDMPLDILQNRDPTKAIPPLHGALLKNEQDVMLFERLAFMAKRQKNQG from the coding sequence ATGAAGCGCTTCGAGGGCACCCAGAGCTACGTCGCGACCGACGATTTGAAAGTCGCGGTCAACGCCGCCGTCACGCTGCGCCGCCCGCTGCTGATCAAGGGCGAACCCGGCACCGGCAAGACCGTGCTGGCCTACGAGATCGCCAAGGCGCTCGGTGCGCCGCTGATCGAGTGGAACATCAAGTCGACCACCAAGGCACAGCAAGGTCTGTACGAGTACGACGCGGTCGCCCGCCTGCGCGACGGCCAGCTCGGCGACGCGCGCGTCCACGACATCGGCAACTATATCCGCAAGGGCAAATTGTGGGAGGCGTTCACGCAACCCGCCCCGCCGGTCCTGCTGATCGACGAGATCGACAAGGCCGATATCGAGTTTCCCAACGACCTGTTGCAGGAACTCGATCGGATGGAATTCCACGTCTACGAGACCAAGGAAACCGTGCGCGCGGTCGAGCGCCCGATCGTCATCATCACCAGCAACAACGAGAAGGAACTGCCCGACGCGTTCCTGCGCCGGTGTTTCTTCCACTATATCAAGTTCCCCGACCGCCAGACCATGCAGGCGATCGTCGACGTCCACTTCCCCGGCATTCAGAAGATCCTGGTCAGCAAGGCGATGGACCTGTTCTACGACGTCCGCGACGTGCCCGGCCTCAAGAAGAAGCCGTCGACCAGCGAACTGCTCGACTGGCTGAAGCTGCTGCTGCACGAGGACATGCCGCTAGACATCCTCCAGAACCGCGACCCGACCAAGGCGATTCCGCCCTTGCACGGTGCGCTGCTGAAGAACGAGCAGGACGTCATGCTGTTCGAACGCCTCGCCTTCATGGCGAAGCGCCAGAAGAACCAGGGGTAA
- a CDS encoding CHAP domain-containing protein, whose protein sequence is MRLYAFRRWAPALLAIGMAAPASASLLDYVGQCVPFARAASGIQIYGNAWTWWEQADGKYERTHKPKEGAVIVFAKTPRLPFGHVAVVSRVVEKRVVMLTHANWSRQNGERGHAEQDVTLFDVSRNNDWSDVKVWYKDVDGLGGGVYPVYGFIYGHAHAAAELTSRNPDYVGALIDAYVPVSGEPIAR, encoded by the coding sequence ATGAGATTGTATGCTTTCCGTCGTTGGGCGCCGGCACTGCTGGCAATCGGCATGGCCGCCCCCGCATCCGCCTCTCTGCTCGACTATGTCGGCCAGTGCGTCCCGTTCGCGCGCGCCGCGTCGGGGATCCAGATCTACGGCAACGCCTGGACCTGGTGGGAGCAGGCCGACGGCAAGTACGAACGCACGCACAAGCCCAAGGAAGGCGCCGTCATCGTCTTCGCCAAGACCCCGCGCCTGCCGTTCGGCCATGTCGCGGTCGTCAGCCGGGTGGTCGAGAAGCGCGTCGTGATGCTCACCCACGCCAACTGGTCACGCCAGAACGGCGAGCGCGGGCATGCCGAACAGGACGTCACGCTGTTCGACGTCTCGCGCAACAACGATTGGAGCGACGTGAAGGTCTGGTACAAGGATGTGGATGGCCTCGGCGGCGGGGTGTATCCGGTGTACGGCTTTATCTACGGCCACGCGCATGCGGCCGCTGAATTGACGAGCCGCAACCCCGATTATGTCGGCGCGCTGATCGACGCGTATGTTCCGGTAAGCGGCGAGCCCATCGCCCGCTGA
- a CDS encoding CocE/NonD family hydrolase — protein MRLKALTTITLALLTTSALAQKEKSPPPGGDIPAKFVPANASFDFDRREVDIPMRDGVTLHAVIVQRKGVTDAPILLQRTPYNAESVASRSSSPSGAMNLRASDAMFFDAGYIRVFEDVRGKNGSNGAYINERPLIGPLNQTKVDHSTDAYDTIDWLVKNLKNSNGRVGIIGGSYDGMMAAMALVNPHPALKAAVPMNPVINTWKGDDDFHGGAFRQIGYDYYYTQDAAKGEAGDLWRDAYDDYDTFLRAGSASAFVKSRGLEQLPFVNRLHDHPTYDAFWQGQALETILPKQPQTVQTLWVASQWDQEDIYGAVAAYEAVSKVDPNHVNHLALGPWAHGGANGDGSTLGAIRFDADTALWFRKNVLLPFLNGALKTGATPPALAPVTAFQTGTNQWQTLAGWPNSTATQKLYFQPASGLAPTAPASDGHDDYISDPAKPIPYRLRPIRPTYATGSTWRQWLVDDQRPFSDRTDVLTYQTPPLTSPVAIAGAPVADLIASTTGTDGDFVVKLIDVYPAEYSDKPEMGGYQLAVSMDILRGRYRDSFEKPTPIVAGQPTHFRVVLPNASHVFLPGHRIMVQVQSSWFPLYDRNPQTYVANIFDAKPADYRKATISVFHSAAQPSAIELPIAAAK, from the coding sequence ATGCGGTTAAAGGCTCTGACGACGATCACGCTGGCGCTGCTCACGACGTCCGCGCTGGCGCAAAAGGAAAAGTCCCCGCCCCCCGGTGGCGATATTCCCGCCAAGTTCGTCCCCGCCAACGCCAGCTTCGACTTCGACCGCCGCGAGGTCGACATTCCGATGCGCGACGGTGTCACGCTCCACGCGGTCATCGTCCAGCGCAAGGGCGTCACCGACGCGCCGATCCTGCTCCAGCGCACCCCCTACAACGCCGAGAGCGTCGCCAGCCGATCTTCCAGCCCGAGCGGCGCGATGAACCTCCGCGCATCCGACGCGATGTTCTTCGACGCGGGCTATATCCGCGTGTTCGAGGACGTCCGCGGCAAGAACGGTTCGAACGGCGCCTATATCAACGAGCGCCCGCTGATCGGCCCGCTCAACCAGACGAAAGTCGATCACTCCACCGACGCCTACGACACGATCGATTGGCTCGTGAAGAACCTGAAAAACAGCAACGGCCGCGTCGGCATCATTGGCGGCAGCTACGACGGTATGATGGCCGCGATGGCACTGGTAAACCCGCACCCCGCGCTGAAGGCCGCCGTCCCGATGAACCCGGTGATCAACACCTGGAAGGGCGACGACGATTTCCACGGCGGCGCGTTCCGCCAGATCGGCTACGACTATTACTACACGCAGGACGCGGCGAAGGGCGAAGCCGGCGACCTGTGGCGCGACGCGTACGACGATTACGACACCTTCCTCCGCGCCGGGTCCGCTAGCGCGTTCGTGAAAAGCCGTGGACTCGAACAGCTCCCGTTCGTCAACCGCCTCCACGATCACCCAACCTACGACGCGTTCTGGCAGGGCCAGGCACTAGAAACGATCCTCCCCAAGCAGCCACAGACCGTGCAGACGCTCTGGGTCGCCAGCCAATGGGACCAGGAAGACATCTACGGTGCCGTCGCGGCCTACGAGGCCGTATCTAAAGTCGATCCGAACCACGTCAACCACCTCGCGCTTGGCCCCTGGGCGCATGGCGGCGCGAACGGCGACGGCTCGACCTTGGGCGCGATCCGCTTCGATGCGGACACCGCGCTCTGGTTCCGCAAGAACGTCCTGCTTCCCTTTCTCAACGGCGCGCTGAAGACCGGCGCGACACCGCCCGCGCTCGCCCCCGTCACCGCGTTCCAGACCGGCACCAATCAGTGGCAGACGCTCGCCGGCTGGCCGAACTCGACGGCCACGCAGAAACTCTACTTCCAACCCGCCAGCGGCCTCGCGCCGACCGCCCCGGCGAGCGACGGCCACGACGACTATATCTCCGACCCCGCCAAGCCGATCCCCTACCGCCTCCGCCCGATCCGCCCGACCTACGCGACCGGCTCGACCTGGCGGCAATGGCTCGTCGACGACCAGCGCCCGTTCTCCGATCGCACCGACGTCCTCACCTACCAGACGCCACCGCTCACCAGCCCGGTCGCGATCGCCGGCGCGCCCGTCGCGGACCTGATCGCCAGCACCACCGGCACCGACGGCGATTTCGTGGTGAAGTTGATCGATGTCTACCCAGCCGAATATTCCGACAAGCCCGAGATGGGCGGCTACCAGCTCGCCGTCTCGATGGACATTCTGCGCGGCCGCTACCGAGATAGCTTCGAGAAGCCGACCCCGATCGTCGCCGGCCAGCCCACGCATTTCCGCGTCGTCCTGCCGAACGCCAGCCACGTCTTCCTCCCCGGCCACCGCATCATGGTCCAGGTCCAGTCGAGCTGGTTCCCACTCTACGACCGCAACCCGCAGACCTACGTCGCCAACATCTTCGACGCGAAGCCCGCCGACTACCGCAAGGCCACGATCAGCGTCTTCCACTCGGCCGCGCAGCCCAGCGCGATCGAACTGCCGATCGCCGCGGCCAAGTGA
- a CDS encoding VWA domain-containing protein yields the protein MFLNFLDELRSAGIPASLKEHLILLEALDAEVIERTPEDFYYLSRAVYVKDEGLLDKFDQVFAKVFRGLATSYGTAPGEVPEDWLKAVAEKFLTPEEMAAIKSLGSWDEIMETLKKRLEEQKERHQGGNKWVGTGGTSPYGNGGYNPEGVRIGGESTHKRALKVWDQREFRNLDNTKELGTRNIKVALRRLRRFARDGAADELDIDGTIAGTARQGYLDIVMRAERRNAVKLLLFLDVGGSMDPFVKLCEELFSAATTEFKNLEFFYFHNCPYEGVWKDNTRRFAERTPMWDLLHKYGHDYKLIFVGDASMSPYEITHPGGSVEHFNEEPGAVWMQRLTNTYPAAAWLNPVPEAQWGYSQSVRIIRELMTDRMYPLSLAGLDDAMRELTRKR from the coding sequence ATGTTCCTGAACTTCCTCGACGAACTCCGCAGCGCCGGCATCCCCGCCAGCCTCAAGGAGCACCTCATCCTGCTCGAGGCGCTCGACGCCGAGGTGATCGAGCGGACGCCCGAGGATTTCTACTACCTGTCCCGCGCGGTGTACGTGAAGGACGAGGGGTTGCTCGACAAGTTCGACCAGGTCTTCGCCAAGGTCTTCCGCGGCCTCGCCACCAGCTACGGCACGGCCCCCGGCGAAGTCCCCGAAGACTGGTTGAAAGCAGTCGCCGAGAAATTCCTGACCCCCGAGGAAATGGCGGCGATCAAGTCGCTCGGCTCGTGGGACGAGATCATGGAGACGCTCAAGAAGCGCCTGGAGGAGCAGAAGGAACGCCACCAGGGCGGCAACAAATGGGTCGGCACCGGCGGCACGTCACCTTACGGCAACGGCGGCTACAACCCCGAAGGCGTCCGCATCGGCGGCGAAAGCACGCACAAGCGCGCGCTGAAAGTTTGGGACCAGCGCGAGTTCCGCAATCTCGACAACACCAAGGAACTCGGCACCCGCAACATCAAGGTGGCGCTGCGCCGCCTGCGCCGCTTCGCCCGCGACGGCGCCGCCGACGAACTCGACATCGACGGCACGATCGCCGGCACCGCGCGCCAAGGCTATCTCGACATCGTCATGCGCGCCGAACGCCGCAATGCGGTGAAGCTGCTGCTGTTTCTCGATGTCGGCGGCTCGATGGACCCGTTCGTCAAGCTCTGCGAGGAACTGTTCTCAGCCGCGACCACAGAGTTCAAGAACCTCGAATTCTTCTACTTCCACAATTGCCCGTACGAAGGCGTGTGGAAGGACAACACGCGGCGCTTCGCGGAGCGCACGCCGATGTGGGATCTGCTCCACAAATACGGCCACGACTACAAGCTGATCTTCGTCGGCGACGCGTCGATGAGCCCGTACGAGATCACCCATCCCGGCGGCTCGGTCGAGCATTTCAACGAGGAACCGGGCGCGGTATGGATGCAGCGGCTGACGAATACTTATCCGGCGGCGGCGTGGCTTAACCCGGTGCCCGAGGCGCAATGGGGCTATTCGCAGTCGGTGCGGATCATCCGCGAGCTGATGACCGACCGGATGTACCCGCTGAGCCTCGCCGGGCTCGACGACGCGATGCGCGAGTTGACGCGCAAACGGTGA
- a CDS encoding anhydro-N-acetylmuramic acid kinase translates to MLAIGLMSGTSLDGIDAALIETDGEAFVRPIAFRGEPYSDAARAQLAEATRMALTFDKPRASPPVVAAGELITRAHVFAVHKLLADAGVAAAEVDVIGFHGQTIAHRPDRRWTWQIGDGAAVARATGITTVSDFRSADVAAGGQGAPLLPVYHAALAAGLEGPVAVLNLGGVGNITFIPGGRDMHDSREMSPERAQMMDRDGLVAFDTGPANGLIDSWVEAETGARYDAGGALAASGRVDETVLTAMLDHPFFDAPPPKSLDRNDFTIQPARGLSAADGAATLTAFTAATVAEALRHLPARPVRLLVAGGGRHNPTMLAMIAERTGLVVEPTDVLGWNGDALEAEGFAYMAVRTLKGLAISFPGTTGVPVAMAGGVVDRA, encoded by the coding sequence ATGCTGGCGATTGGACTGATGTCGGGGACGTCGCTCGACGGGATCGACGCGGCGTTGATCGAGACCGACGGCGAGGCGTTCGTGCGGCCGATCGCGTTTCGCGGCGAGCCCTATTCGGATGCGGCGCGGGCGCAGTTGGCGGAGGCTACGCGGATGGCGCTGACGTTCGACAAGCCGCGGGCCAGTCCGCCGGTGGTCGCCGCGGGCGAGCTAATTACGCGCGCGCATGTGTTCGCGGTGCACAAGTTGCTGGCGGATGCGGGGGTTGCGGCGGCGGAGGTCGATGTGATCGGCTTTCACGGGCAGACGATCGCGCATCGGCCGGATCGGCGCTGGACGTGGCAGATCGGCGATGGGGCGGCGGTGGCGCGGGCTACCGGGATCACGACGGTGTCGGATTTTCGCTCGGCGGACGTGGCGGCGGGCGGGCAGGGGGCGCCGTTGCTGCCGGTGTATCATGCGGCGTTGGCGGCGGGGCTGGAGGGGCCGGTCGCGGTGCTGAACCTTGGTGGGGTGGGGAACATCACCTTCATTCCCGGCGGGCGGGACATGCACGACTCGCGCGAGATGTCGCCGGAGCGGGCTCAGATGATGGATCGCGACGGGCTGGTGGCGTTCGATACCGGGCCGGCGAACGGGTTGATCGATAGCTGGGTCGAGGCGGAGACTGGTGCGCGGTATGACGCTGGGGGGGCGTTGGCGGCATCTGGGCGGGTGGACGAGACGGTGCTGACGGCGATGCTCGATCACCCGTTTTTCGATGCGCCTCCGCCGAAGTCGCTGGATCGGAATGACTTTACGATCCAGCCGGCGCGGGGGTTGTCTGCTGCGGATGGCGCGGCGACTTTGACGGCGTTTACCGCGGCGACGGTAGCTGAGGCTTTGCGGCATTTGCCGGCTCGGCCGGTGCGGTTGCTGGTGGCGGGAGGTGGTCGGCATAATCCGACGATGCTGGCGATGATTGCGGAGCGGACCGGGTTGGTGGTGGAGCCTACCGATGTGCTCGGGTGGAACGGCGATGCGCTGGAGGCCGAGGGGTTTGCGTATATGGCGGTTCGGACGCTGAAGGGGCTGGCGATTAGTTTTCCGGGGACGACTGGGGTTCCGGTGGCGATGGCTGGTGGGGTTGTTGATCGGGCCTAG